The stretch of DNA GTTGAATGTAGATGCAAACTTTATCAGCGCCAAAATAGATTTATGGGCTAATCTTTTAGATCCTTTACCATTTCGTGATAATTCCGTTGAGATATTTTATTCCCATCATGTTATAGAACATTTACCAGAATCATACCTTCCCACACACTTTGAACAAATGTTTAAAGCACTACGTTCTGGTGGAGGAATACGAGTAGGCGCACCTCACGCAGGAAACGCATATCGCAAATATACAGAAGGAGATATAGCTTGGTTTAGTAGTGATTTCCCTTACAACAGAAGTAGTATAGGCGGAAGATTAGCCAACTTTATTTTTTGTGATGGAGAACACTTAACAGCCTTAGATGAAACATATCTCACCGAAATAGCTAAAAATGCTGGATTTATTGATATCAGTTTTAAACTTCCCACCAAAGAATCAGACCTAGTAGGAGAAGAAATTCTTTCCAAAGAAAACGAGACAGATTTTTCATATCCCCACACAATCATTATGGAAGCTAGAAAACCTATCTAAATAAAAACTCCTTACTAAATTCCATAACTTAATTCTTCCCTTTGCGTCCTCTGCGCTAACCTCTGCGTCCTTTGCGTAAAAAAAAATCATGCTAGAGGAAATAACCCCCTTAATACTAACCTTCAACGAATCTCCTAATATAGATCGTACTCTCCAACAACTAACTTGGGCAAAAAGAATAGTAGTAATTGATAGCTACAGTAACGACGAAACATTAGAAATTCTCAAATCTTACCCACAAGTAGAAATATTTCAGCGCCCATTTGATACACACGGCAATCAATGGAACTACGGACTACAAAAAATTAACTCCGAGTGGGTACTATCATTAGATGCAGATTATGTAGTAACTGATCAATTAATAGCTGAAATTAAAGCTTTACAGCAGGAAAACCGATTAGATAGCTATAAAATCAAGTTTAAATATTGCGTTTTTGGAAAACCACTGCGAGGTACACTCTTACCACCTCGCGAAGCACTATTTAGAAGAGAAAAATCTATATATATAGATGATGGACATACCCAGCTACTAAAAGTTAATGGTAAATCTGGTATGCTAAATTCCTACATCTATCATGATGATCGTAAATCCCTAAGTAGATGGTTATGGGCGCAAGACCGCTATTTAATTATAGAAGCGAAAAAAATACTGGAAACGCCCAATGAGGAATTGAGTTTAGGCGATCGCATTCGTAAACAAAAAATTCTCGCCCCCCTAGTAATTTTGATTTACTGCTTAATCCTTAACAAAGGTATCCTAGATGGGTGGGAAGGCATATATTATGCTTGGCAACGCGCTTTAGCAGAAATTTTGTTATCAATTAGGTTAATAGAGCATGAAAAATTGCGCTCAAAATAGTAAATTCTAATACTTATTGATTTTTTGAGAGCCTATCAAGTGCGATCGCATTAAGATACTAAAACAGAATGCTTGCAGTCTAGCTGATGAAAACTTCATGAATATCCTTGGAATTAACGCTTATCACGGTGATGCCTCAGCTAGTCTGATTCAAAATGGTCAGTTGGTGGCGGCTGTTGAAGAAGAACGCTTTACTAGAGTTAAGCATTGGGCTGGTTTCCCTGCTGAGTCAATTCGTTATTGCTTAGAAGTCGGTGGCATTACTCCCCAAGAAATTGATCACGTTGCTGTCTCTTTCAACCCCAAAGCTAATGTCAACCGCAAGCTGCTATTTACACTGCAACAGCGTCCTTCTATCAAGTCACTATTAGATCGCTTCAATAAACAGAGTAAGTCAGCTAGTATCAAAGATAATCTTGCTGATGCTTGTCGGTGTCAACCAGATCAAATTCGTGCCACCATTCATCCCTTAGAACACCATACAACCCATCTTGCCAGTACTTTCTTCCTGTCAGAGTTTGATGAAGCGGCAATCATATCAATTGATGGCATGGGAGATTTTGTCAGCACGCTACCTGCTAGCGGACGTGGTAATCAACTAAAATATTTTTCGCGTACTTATTTTCCCCACTCTTTGGGCTATCTCTACAACGCCATCACCCTTTACTTAGGTTTCCCTGCTTATGGGGATGAGTACAAAGTTATGGGATTAGCACCTTATGGAGAACCTGAATACTTAGAAGCTTTTCGTAAAATCGTCTATCCCAAGGATGATTCATTTGAACTAAACCTGGAATACTTTACCCACCACATCCAAGGAATTGCGATGAATTGGGAAGACGGCGCACCTAGTGTGCAACCTTTCCATAGTCCAGAATTAGAAAAATTGCTAGGTTCAAAGCGTGAACCGAGGTCAGAAGTAACTCAAAAACACCAAAATATTGCTGCTTCCCTACAAGCTGTTACAGAAGAAATTATCTTTCACCTGCTTAACCGCCTGCATGACAACTTCAAGAGTGAGAATTTGTGTTTAGCTGGTGGGGTGGCGATGAATTCTGTCGCTAATGGCAAAATCACGCAAAATACACCTTTCCGTAATATCTACATTCCTGCTGGTGCGGCTGATAATGGCACATCATTTGGTGCTGCTTTCTATGTTTGGCATCAAATTTTAAATCAACCTAGAAAGTTTGTACTCAATCATGCTTACTGGGGTTCAGAATTTTCTGATGATGAATGTTTGACTGCTTGGAAAGCGCATAACGTGCAACCACAATACCGAGAACCAGAAGCGCTAATTAATCATGTTGTTGATGCCTTATGTGATGGTAAGGTTGTGGGGTGGTTTCAAGGAAGGATGGAGTTTGGTGCGAGGGCGTTGGGGAACCGTTCACTATTGGCTGATCCCCGTCGTGAGGATATGCGTGATATTATCAATCTCAAAATTAAGTTTCGCGAAAAGTTCCGCCCGTTTGCCCCAAGCGTGTTAGAAGAATCTGTCGGGAACTATTTCGAGATAGATGATTCTGTACCTTTTATGGAGAAAGTATTTAAGGTACGTCCTGAAGTGCGATCGCAAATTCCTGCTGTCACCCATGTAGACGGTACAGGTAGGCTACAAAGTGTCAGCCGTAAAACTAATCCTCTCTATTGGGAATTGATTCAAGGTTTTGCCAATCGTACTGGTGTGCCAATTTTATTGAACACATCTTTAAATGAAAATGAGCCAATAGTTCGGACTCCCGAAGAAGCTATTCAATGTTTTCTTCGTACTAAAATGGATGCGCTAGTATTAGGTTCTTATTATGTAGAGCGCAGCGATTTACAGTTAGAGTAGTATAAATTGATCTGATTTGAGACCCAGCTATACAGAATTACTCTTTGTAATTTCCGCCACTATACTCTTACTCTTTATATATAACGGTGGTTGGGGCAAAAGCATTTTGCTGCTGTTTCATAACAGCAGCATTAATTCTGTATAATTGGGTGAAAAACTGCTAGCGATTTGCTGATTTGTAATTCTGGCAATCTAAATTTCAGGTAAGATATTGGCATGATTTGGCTGATTTTTATATATAACAGCCCAAAGTAAAATATATCTTTTAATTTTAATTAAATGTGTTTTGTTATACATTTTTCCTGATTTAGTCGGTCTTTAGATATATATAATTTGGCTTAAAACATGATATAGTTTTTTTGCTTTATATTTTATTTAAATATCTTGAGTAGTAAAGGTGGTACTTGAAGGTAGTTCACAATGCTGGATAAAAGTAGATAAATGTATCAAAGATAAATCTAACTTTGACAAAACTAATTAGCTGCGCGATCAAAGCAAATTTTGATAAGATTTTAACTCAGCCAAACAAAATTGTCTGCCAAACAGACCTAACTCAAAGCTGATTGCATTCGTCGCATTGATATCAACCCTGTAGTGAGTAGTGAGGTGGCATGAGGAACGGGAACATAGCGGCAGGACAAAAAAATGTCAAACTGTCTATCATCACCCAATTTTATCCCCCTGACTATGCAGCAACGGGGCAACTAATTGAAGAGTTAGCTGTTCAGTTAGGAAAACTCGGCTTGTTGGTGCAAGTTTTTACAGGGCAACCTGGTTACGCTTTTCACAAAAAATCTGCGCCAGCAAGGGAGGATTTCGATCAGCTTCAAGTCAGGCGATCGCGCAGCAGTCAAATTTGGCCTCAGCGCATTTCTGGTAAAGCAGTCAACGGACTACTATTTTGCATTCGTTCCGCACTGCATTTGCTGAGAACACGCGGTCGTGGTGATGTCTTACTTTTGACGACAGCGCCGCCATTTTTGCCAATTATCGGTTATTTTGCCAATCTCTTGTTTGGTCTACCCTATGTTTGTTTGCTGTATGACGTATATCCCGATGTCGCCGTCGAGTTAAAAGTTGTACCTGCGAATCACTTGTCAGTGCGTCTGTGGGATTTCCTTAACCGTTGCAGTTGGAGAAAAGCTAAAAAAATTATCGTTCTTAGCTCTACGATGAAAGAACGGATAGTAGCCAAATGCCCAGAAGTTGCCGATAAAATTACAGTTATTCAAAATTGGGCTAATCCAAATTGGATTGTACCGATTGCCAAGGAAAATAATTGGTTTGCTAAAGAGTTTAACTTAGTTGAGCCTTTCACGGTGTTATACTCTGGCAACATGGGTCGCTGCCATGACATGGATACAATCATGGAAGCCGCGAAACTTCTCAAGGATGAACCCATTAAGTTTGTGTTTATTGGCAGTGGTGCAAAACGTCAAGATTGTATCGATCAAGTTAAGGCTTGGGGCTTGAATTGTCAATTTTTGCCCTACCAAAATAAACAAGATTTGCCTTATTCCCTAACCGCTTGCGATTTATCCTTAGTTAGCGTTAGTCCAGGGATGGAAGGGTTAGTAGTTCCTAGTAAGCTTTATGCTGCTTTAGCCACAGGACGACCTGTAGGTGTAATCTGTGAAAAACATTCATATTTGCGTGAGTTAATTGCTGATGCTAACTGTGGCGCGGCTGTAGATAATGGTGATGCTGTTGCTTTAGCTGAGTTTATTCGACGATTAGCCGCAGATAGCAAATTAGCTAAGAAAATGGGCAAAGCAGGTCGTCGTTACCTAGAGTCTTATTTAACACCAGAAATTATTGCCAAACAATACTCAAAGGTATTTTATCAAGCGGTTTTAGATGAGTTTCCAGAACCAGATTTCCCAACTGTTACAAAAACAGTACCAGTGCGTTCTAAAAGTTTAACAACTTTGGTGAGTGCATTTAAGCGTCATCAGGATTAAGCTTCATCATTTCCCAAGTGGTATAAGTACCGATAGGACTCCAAATAACATAAGGGAGTAGTAATAAGGATGCCCAACCGGAGATAGGGAAGACAACTAATAACAGAATCAGTCCTAAAATAGAGCCGATACCACCTACAATTGTGCCAGCTTTCAGGCTACGCAATCTCAGCATTACAGGGTTATAAGCAACGATCGCAATTTCTACTAGCAGATAGAATGCCATTAATAACCAGGTTTTGGTGCTACCTGGGTCGCGTGTCCAGACAATATAAGCTGACCAAGCACCACAAATAAATACTACTGTCCAAATAATCGGGATAGCAGGTTCAAAAACTAGCCATCTGGGGCGTTGTAAGCGTTTGAACCATCTAACATCATCAGGAGTAATAATGTTACTCCCCATTGCTACTAATAATGTTACGCCCCCGATTACCATCCAGGGTTTAATAATCATGCTTTTACCCTTATTGCCAGTATGCAGCGATTTTGTCAGGTTAAGGGATAGGTTGTAATCAATCGTGAGTGAGAGCGATCGCTTATCTATAGATATATTCGTAGAATTATCTTGATTATCCTTATACTAATTTACCCTGAAAATACTACACATCCTGTAAAGGGCGGGTTTTGAAAAGTTATCTGAAGACGAATAGGGTTATCTGTCAACCCGCCCCTACAAGTCAATCTGTTTTTATTTCTTCTCTTACCCAAGTTCTAAATAAGCGTAATAAAGCAATTTCTCCTATTGTTTTACTTTGTTCAAGAAATTTAGCTATTTCTGCCGCAGATACAAAAGAAAATGCCAAGCTAAAATCACGCTCAATATATTCTCCTGAAACTAACTGATAAAACTTTAAAACACGCCCGTTATATATCCATAATTCGGGAACACCTATCGCCGAGTAAATTCCCAGCTTATTAACAGAAGTGCTAGTAATATCAATTTCAATTACTAAATCTGGCGGTGGTGCAGTTTCTAAATCTAGTTCTTGTCTACCTCTAACTGCTGGTTCATTTTGGATGTAATAGCAATTGTCGGGTTCTATGCCTTTTTTTAACTCTTTTTCTTTGAGAGTCATGGAGCCAGCACTTTTGATTTCAATATTTAGTTCATCAGCTAATGTAAAAATAAAACGACCTAATTGGATATTAGGGTTTTCATGCTCATAAAGAGGAGTCATAATTTCTAGCGTACCGTTATCATAAGCGAAACGATAACCTCTGCGATCGCCTGTCTCCTTAAGTAATCTTTCAAAGGTTTCCCAGGATATATTTTCTAGTACGGTTCTTTGTTCTGCTGGAGTTGAGGTGGTAATCATCTTAAAATTTATTTCCAGTGATAAGTTTGATTAATTTTATTATAATAATTAACAATGGAATTTTTAAAAATATCCAATAATTGTTAAAATAAGTAAAGTGAATGCACATTATTAGCCGTAAAAGATTGTTAACATTTTGTCAGCAACACGCTGATGCTTTTACTCCTATTGATGACTGGTTTAGAACTGCTAAGGCAGCTAATTGGGAAAATTTCAATGATGTTAGGCAAATTTATCCCAGTGCTGATGCGGTTGGCAACTTTACTGTTTTTAATATTAAAGGTAATGACTATCGGCTTGTAGTTAGTATTAATTATGAAATTCAAATAATTTTTATTAAATATGTATTAACACACTCTGAATACAATAAGGAAAAATGGAAAAATGACCCTTACTTTTGATAAAGATGTTTATGGTAAATTACTGGCTGAAGTCCAACCAAAAGTAATTACCAGCGAAGAGGAAAACGAAATATATCTTGAGATAGTAGAAAAGTTGATGGCTTGCAAAAATCGTACTTTAGAACAAAATGCTCTTTTGAAGCTTTTAGTTACTTTGATAGAGGATTTTGAGGAGCAACATTATCAGCTTCATCCCGAATAATAGCACCAACACCTTGAAAGGTGCGGCTATACAAACCAAGTCTGCCTGCGCGGACTAAAGAGGCGTTGCAAGATAGGAGTAGTAATGGAATACACTGTAATTATTGAGAAAGGAAAAACGAGTTACGGCGCTTATGTACCTGATTTACCTGGTTGTGTAGCTGTTGGTGAAACATTAAAAGAGGTGAAAACTCTCATTCAGAAAGCTATTGAATTTCACATTGAAGGAATGAGGGAAGATGGTATTTTTATCCCTGAACCAACAACTATTTGTGAGTATGTGAAAGCGAGTTAGAAAGTGTCAGCATTAGCTTTAGTGCCAACACTTATAATTTATAGCAATTTTCCGTAATATAGGTTTGTATATTAATGAAAAATCTTCTTGTAACTCTGTTGGTAAAGCTGGTAAATCCTCATCATTAACTTTCGGATGAACTTTCAAAAGATAATTGGATTTTGTAGCCACGTTCTTCCAAGCGTTTGTTGATTGCGTCTACGTTAATTTCTTGTCCAATTTGACCATCGGTTATTGTTTCGACACTTTCCCATAATTCCACATCTTCGCTAGTGGGTGCTTGTTTATCTTCAGTTGAGGAAAAGCTGTGAGAAGATGTTTCCATTGGGATTAGGAGTCCCTGCTGTGAAGCTTTGATGATGCGATCCAATAAATCTTGGTGTGCTTTGCTGTCAGCTGGTGCTACGTCAATTTCCAGGCGTAGTTTCTCTAGCAGCCCATTTAATTCTATAATTACAGCGTTGAGGGGATGCTGAGTCGTTTTTTCTGTTTGTGAGGGGCTGAGTGTTGACATGATTTTATCCCTCTTAGTTTTATTCTTATCGCTATTTTAACTCGTTAAATATTCTTTGCCAAATAGGTTTAAAGCATTAGTAATAGTGCGATAACTGATGAGTTCTCCTGTTATATCCTTAATTGCTTCAGATACCTGACGAGAACTTAATTCTCTAATTTCAGGATAATTTAGATAAGCTTTTACAACTTTTTC from Oculatellaceae cyanobacterium encodes:
- a CDS encoding methyltransferase domain-containing protein; this translates as MIPPILKRTFYSLFRYPMRTNAWVYKNFRSPKEGLKVHLGPGQGNYINGWLNVDANFISAKIDLWANLLDPLPFRDNSVEIFYSHHVIEHLPESYLPTHFEQMFKALRSGGGIRVGAPHAGNAYRKYTEGDIAWFSSDFPYNRSSIGGRLANFIFCDGEHLTALDETYLTEIAKNAGFIDISFKLPTKESDLVGEEILSKENETDFSYPHTIIMEARKPI
- a CDS encoding glycosyltransferase family 2 protein, translated to MLEEITPLILTFNESPNIDRTLQQLTWAKRIVVIDSYSNDETLEILKSYPQVEIFQRPFDTHGNQWNYGLQKINSEWVLSLDADYVVTDQLIAEIKALQQENRLDSYKIKFKYCVFGKPLRGTLLPPREALFRREKSIYIDDGHTQLLKVNGKSGMLNSYIYHDDRKSLSRWLWAQDRYLIIEAKKILETPNEELSLGDRIRKQKILAPLVILIYCLILNKGILDGWEGIYYAWQRALAEILLSIRLIEHEKLRSK
- a CDS encoding carbamoyltransferase — translated: MNILGINAYHGDASASLIQNGQLVAAVEEERFTRVKHWAGFPAESIRYCLEVGGITPQEIDHVAVSFNPKANVNRKLLFTLQQRPSIKSLLDRFNKQSKSASIKDNLADACRCQPDQIRATIHPLEHHTTHLASTFFLSEFDEAAIISIDGMGDFVSTLPASGRGNQLKYFSRTYFPHSLGYLYNAITLYLGFPAYGDEYKVMGLAPYGEPEYLEAFRKIVYPKDDSFELNLEYFTHHIQGIAMNWEDGAPSVQPFHSPELEKLLGSKREPRSEVTQKHQNIAASLQAVTEEIIFHLLNRLHDNFKSENLCLAGGVAMNSVANGKITQNTPFRNIYIPAGAADNGTSFGAAFYVWHQILNQPRKFVLNHAYWGSEFSDDECLTAWKAHNVQPQYREPEALINHVVDALCDGKVVGWFQGRMEFGARALGNRSLLADPRREDMRDIINLKIKFREKFRPFAPSVLEESVGNYFEIDDSVPFMEKVFKVRPEVRSQIPAVTHVDGTGRLQSVSRKTNPLYWELIQGFANRTGVPILLNTSLNENEPIVRTPEEAIQCFLRTKMDALVLGSYYVERSDLQLE
- a CDS encoding glycosyltransferase family 4 protein, which encodes MRNGNIAAGQKNVKLSIITQFYPPDYAATGQLIEELAVQLGKLGLLVQVFTGQPGYAFHKKSAPAREDFDQLQVRRSRSSQIWPQRISGKAVNGLLFCIRSALHLLRTRGRGDVLLLTTAPPFLPIIGYFANLLFGLPYVCLLYDVYPDVAVELKVVPANHLSVRLWDFLNRCSWRKAKKIIVLSSTMKERIVAKCPEVADKITVIQNWANPNWIVPIAKENNWFAKEFNLVEPFTVLYSGNMGRCHDMDTIMEAAKLLKDEPIKFVFIGSGAKRQDCIDQVKAWGLNCQFLPYQNKQDLPYSLTACDLSLVSVSPGMEGLVVPSKLYAALATGRPVGVICEKHSYLRELIADANCGAAVDNGDAVALAEFIRRLAADSKLAKKMGKAGRRYLESYLTPEIIAKQYSKVFYQAVLDEFPEPDFPTVTKTVPVRSKSLTTLVSAFKRHQD
- a CDS encoding TspO/MBR family protein — translated: MIIKPWMVIGGVTLLVAMGSNIITPDDVRWFKRLQRPRWLVFEPAIPIIWTVVFICGAWSAYIVWTRDPGSTKTWLLMAFYLLVEIAIVAYNPVMLRLRSLKAGTIVGGIGSILGLILLLVVFPISGWASLLLLPYVIWSPIGTYTTWEMMKLNPDDA
- a CDS encoding Uma2 family endonuclease — protein: MITTSTPAEQRTVLENISWETFERLLKETGDRRGYRFAYDNGTLEIMTPLYEHENPNIQLGRFIFTLADELNIEIKSAGSMTLKEKELKKGIEPDNCYYIQNEPAVRGRQELDLETAPPPDLVIEIDITSTSVNKLGIYSAIGVPELWIYNGRVLKFYQLVSGEYIERDFSLAFSFVSAAEIAKFLEQSKTIGEIALLRLFRTWVREEIKTD
- a CDS encoding type II toxin-antitoxin system HigB family toxin — protein: MHIISRKRLLTFCQQHADAFTPIDDWFRTAKAANWENFNDVRQIYPSADAVGNFTVFNIKGNDYRLVVSINYEIQIIFIKYVLTHSEYNKEKWKNDPYF
- a CDS encoding type II toxin-antitoxin system HicB family antitoxin, coding for MEYTVIIEKGKTSYGAYVPDLPGCVAVGETLKEVKTLIQKAIEFHIEGMREDGIFIPEPTTICEYVKAS